Genomic DNA from Salvia miltiorrhiza cultivar Shanhuang (shh) chromosome 1, IMPLAD_Smil_shh, whole genome shotgun sequence:
ATAATTATACCTAAAGTTCGATTTttcactattattattattattactattattattttattcaaaaatacatgaatttttaaCTTTTAGAGATTTAACTCAAACTAAAATTTCGATTCCACTTAATCCCACCTGGCAATATAGTAGTCAAAACTTTGTAACTAGATCTGATCGATTTCGACATCTCAAAACTTCTAATCAGAAATTATCTCTTCGTCACaactgatctctctctctcggacgaaCAGATGAGTTCCGACATGCAGTACTCAAATctttaaacataaaaataagtaaactagagagaatttatatatattgagaaattAAAAGAGTTATTACCATGGCAAGACGACCAGACATGGTCTCAAAATCATGGCTTTTCTTGGAACTCTCCACATAATCCGACAGAACCTCGAAGAAGCGCGACACTTGATCCTCTCCGCCGCCGGCCCTGATCACGCCGCCGCGATCTCCGCCGTACGACCGCAGAGTGCAGACTCTCGGTTGCAGCACGATCTtggcgccgcctccctccgcCGTCTCCGGCACCTTCAGCCTCTGGGGCTCCGGCGGCGCCGGTTTCTCGGGGCCGAGGCGACATAAGAGCGGCCGCGGTCCAGCGAGGGCCATTGAGAAATTGAGAATCTTGGATAAGATTCAGGTAGTGAGTGTGTGTGTTAGAAGAAGAATATAATGGTGAATGAAGAGTCCACGTCGAAGGAAAGATGAGGCGGCAGCGGACTGACGTGGCGCTTTACTTCGCCGTTAACGTTGTTGTCGCCTTcttataattagtaatttattttGTCTGAATCCACCCTATTTAGTTATGCATATCCATAACTTATTAAGCGCCCCACATGAAATTTGGAAGTGGTCATCTACCTTTTTCAGACTTGACGCATTCTCACATACCTACCTTCTAAATAAATTTGACTACTCATTTAGTGATTGCATGAAAACGTTTTATCTCCCCTTCACCCATCCAACGAGCACTCATATTTTTACTTAGCTTTAGTTTGTTTAGCAAATAAGTATTTCTTTTTGATAAATGTGTCCTACGCAATTTCAGATCGGATCCCCTGTTCTCAATATCGTGTTTCACTCCATGTCCCAGCCTAATATTACGTcgttttgtaactttttttctTCAGAAGTGCACCCCTTTTAATTCTACGAAATATGTTGATAATCAATTAATAATCCAACTCATCAATATTGGGCTGGgaccagggccggccctgacattccGGGGGCCCTGggcaaaaaggaaaaaaagggcCCCTATAATATTAACTATAAAATGCaataaactagaaaacaatgatgaaataattacaaaaatagcttagatcttctagcattttgagaagcaaaatcatcaataatttCTTCAAGATCAAGCTTTTCTAATACCTCATGTTCAATGCACAAAATCGCTAATCCATTCAACCTTTCTTGAGACATAGTAGAACGTaaatatgattttatcaattttaattttgaaaaacttcTTTCTGCTGAAGCTACAGTAACTGGTATAGTCAACAATATTCTATATGCAATAGAAACATTAGGAAAGCAATCTGAAACTTTAACAAATTCAAGAACCTCACCAAGCGACTTTGTTTCAgacagtggcggatccagggggggcttcagccccctcccaatttttgagtttttttttttttaaattatagagatatatatatttattattttgttttatatctatatatatgtgtatataaataaaaaaatacaagaaaaaatatagtaatacattatatatagtatccaactatccaattaattgctcaacacattgagttgttacatttatagtattattttttatcattttttctttcttagttaatttttaatgttaaatttgagtcaattctaaaggtaaaagtaaaattactaattactaacaatgaaaattagtttatttgtttagaagatgaaacaatttttttttaagaaaaatgaataaaagtacgtttttatatgctttcaatctacttgatgttgaattaattgaattgcgaacaattatcttattatattaagtgattgttgaaaaaatgtatgaaatgaagtgtacggaatgctcaaaaaaatttgcttcgggggctcccgcccccgaacccccgtgtaaatATTTTCTAGCACCGTAGTCCAATAGATTCAGCCCCCCCTAACATTGAATCCTGGATCCACCCCTGGTTTCAGATGGTAAACACATTTGTAGCACTTGCAATTCAGAATATAAATTTTCAGCATCAATGTCAAATTTATCATTATGTTTCAGGGCATCTTGAAGCTTAACACAACACTTATGCAATTTATCACTATCCCATAAAGATAACATCTTATGAGGAAACAAAAATATCTTCAAAAATTGTCAATTGTTCAAATCTAGTCTTTAAAGATAAAATAGCAATATCCActataataagaaaataattgatcctaacactacaagaaactgcgcctttaacgaccgaaattttcggtcgttaattttgcggccttaacgaccgatttacgaccgattttattttttattttttttattttttaacgaccgaaaattcggtcgttaattattattttaatattttaatatttaatttttcttaacgaccgaattttcggtcgtaaaaattattttttttattttaattatttttttaattttaacgaccgaaaattcggtcgttaatatattttttttttattttttttattaaaaaatatatttttttaaaaaataatttttttttcgaaaaaaaaaattaatttttaacgaccgaattattcggtcgttaatattatttttttatatttttttaatttttaattttttaaatatttttttaattatttttttaaagaccgaatttttcggtcgttaaaattatttttatttattttttatttattttaatttatttatttatttattttatttattaacgaccgaataatcggtcgttaatattatttttcaaattttaaaaatttttaaagttcatttatatttttattaatttttatttttcgattatatataaatatttaattattttttattaattttctatttaattattattttcaaattatagagattatttttaattatttaattattatttttcgattattatttaattattattttctatagaaataattaattatttaattattatttttcgattattattttatttttatttttctatttctatttatttatttttaattaattttctatttaatattatttttaattattttacaaatttaattattttattaattttcaaataataataaattattagatttattataataaattattagacttattagattttctgAATTATTGTTGTATacgattattatttttcatactcatattttcttttctttatttaattacgataatattaattttttattatttttaattcgatcgtatatttatcgtaaatgtttaatgatattttatattatctcgacatattataaggttatgaatgattaatgatattttatattgaattagagtttaaatgaattaataggtactatatatatcaataatacgagtgttctgtactggtgactactcgaaaggaactccaaggttaagcgtgcttgacttagagcacaagtaagatgggtgacctactgggaagttcgtcaaatggtatgcaattaaggtcaaaatacattagaaatacactaaaaatacttgtgggatacaaagagatttaaaaaaatatatatatttttttcgaaaaaaaaaatatttttttttatttatttttaacgaccgaaaattcggtcgttaaaaataaaatttcggtcgttaattaaaaaaaattaaaaaaaataattttttttatttatattatttattttttttctctttttaacgaccgaaatttcggtcgttaaaaataaaaaatcggtcgttaaatttaacgaccgaaaaaacggtcgttaaaactcgggcgacgatgcaaacaacgaccgaaaaaaacggtcgttaaatcggtcgttaataatattaacgaccgatttttgggttttaacgaccgaaatttcggtcgttagagccgcattttcttgtagtgtaaaAGACTCCTCATCAGATAATGGAATCTCTTCTTGACAACTTTCATCAAATTGTTTCTTCCTACGAATAATACGTTTTGGTGGAAAAATAGGATCAATTTCCATCTTAGATGCAAGCTCCTTAGCTAATGTCAAGGCAGATTGAAAACCATCCTttctatatttttcaaaataagaaATCAAACATTTCAAGATAACTATTGCAACATCAATTTGCATATCTTTAGATTGTAGTTTTTTACTAATCAAATTTCTATATGCAAAGCAACAATAacaattaacaatttcacaCAACTCCAAACAATTTTATGCAcaacaatttcaaaatcaaattaagcaattaaactaaaacttggaacAACACACCTATAATTAAATTATGCCCTTCTGTCGTGGAAGTTAGAACCGCCGTGAGAGTCACTGAGAGAGCGTATTTCTTTTTCCTACCGTTAGACTTAGTATTTACTAACttagtgaaataaaaaaaaaatctagttgGTGCTGCACACTTTTTCCTACCGTTAGTAACTTagcacaatattttttttttctaattgcTGGGCTGCACAGCTGCACTGTTATGGGcttagtaaatttttttttttactagggTATTAATACTTGGGCCCAATATTTTGGGGCCCAGGGCAATTGCCCCACTAAAAACAAAGCAGGGCCGACCCTGGCTGGGACATGGAGTGGGTGTGGGACACGATATTGAGGACAAGGGATCCGATTTGACGCaactcactcacaataaaaaatGATAGATCTTATTCTCCCCTCACACACAATTAATTACTTAAAGTCCGCTTTATCTCCAAATAAATACTCATTTGATGAACAAATGAAATGTTTTATcattgaaaatgaaatatagTAATTGAATTATATTTTGCCTACAAGATAGTGTGTCGGACATCGACGGCATTACCGACGGGAAGGAGTCCGTTGTTAACCGCCGACGGAATCTCCAACGATGTCACGACGAAAAACACATCTACGATTCACCATCGCTCTTGACGATGGCATTACTGACGGACAACGGCGCATAAGATTCCCGATGAGAACGGCGTCAACCCGTGGTCGCCAAAGACTTTTTCGTCGTCATCAAAGTCGGTGTTTTAGCGACGGAAACAAATTTTCACCGGCAACTGTTTTAACGACAGTTTTGGTGACGATCGGCATCGGTATTTCGTCGGTGATTATATTTAGCAACATAAGAATGGAAGATACCGACGAAATTTTCCCGTTGGTATCGACCCAATTTGTTGCAGTGTTTGTCGTTGGAGCTGTCCATCATCTGTTTCTTTTCTACCGCTTACTATTTTCTTTGTTATGCTTTGTGAAGCGTGcataattttgaattgaaaaaCGAAGCATTTGATACGTTGGAACAGCCCCTAACTTACCCCGGGGCTTAATGTAATGTGACTTTTTCTTTAGAGACATTTTCTAATATATCTGGATGCATGCACGCTAActgttaaaaattaataaattcttattattaacAAATAATGATTGTTGATTGATATAAAACTTATtggattttattaaagaaaatggAACAAGTTTTTGTCATATCAGAGCCCATATATAgtgcatatatacacatatcatgTACAGATAAtatagaaaattttataaactttaaaaatagtgcatatataaataatttaattatatacacatatatatcatgtacaaataatatagaaaattttatatactttacaaataatatttaatttcatCTTCTACTCACAGTCATAGAATATATGCACGGAACAAGGGAGATAATGTATATGTAAAGTTTGAATCAATTGAAATTCCAAACAAATAAcgaggaaataaaaaaaaaatagttgaacTCTTATTAAAATAGTTGGGCACTTCGGAAATAAACTTTGAACTTTTATTGATATAAGAGAATTTTACAATCCTATTTTTCATCAAAAGTTTGCCctccaaaggaaaggaaaatcAAAGAACAAAAAAGGGAAAAGATACCATTATAATTAAAGAATATAATTAGCTCTAGGTAGAAATAACAAACTAATTAAACATTCGATCTCAAGATTAATCATTCATCCACTAATCAAATTGATCAATGATCCCAATTTGTTAACAAGttcttcttctcctttttcTTCGATAAAATACGAGACTAAAACACGCTCATCCCAGCCTGACAAAGAAAATACTAAGCTCGGGGCCGGTGTTCCCGTCGGGGCTGACCATGTAGAGCGTCTCGGAGTCGTGGGAGCCGACAACGCGGTCGAAGTGGGCCCGCATGTAGGCCATCTCGCCGTCGGGGCCCTCGGACTCGGAGCGGCCCGGCAGCACCCCGGCGCCCATAGACACCGCTCGGAGCAGCTCCATGACCTGCAGGTCGTCCTCGCTCGCCTCCCGCTTGACGGCGTAGCCGCTCTTCTTGCCGTTGCAGAACATGGTCCATAGCGGCTCGTCGAGCAGCTCCTCCGCCGCCTTCTCCGGCCGCTTCTCGCACTCGAGGGCGATCCGGACCATGCCGACGCCCATCTCCCGCTGCAGCACGTGCGTCTGCATGGCCAGCTCCACCACCGCCGTCGGCAGCGTGCGGGGGTTCTCCTGGATGGAGAAGCTCACGCGCCCCTTGCGGTACCCGAAGAGCGTCCCCGTCACGCGGCTGCCGCCGGAGATGCGGATGTCGGGGAGGCCGCCGCCACCGGGGAGGGCCGGGAAGCGGCACGTGGGGGCGATGATCGGGAACGACCGGAACACGTTACGGAACACGCGGAGGACTCGCCCCGGCTTGTTCCTCTTCTTGCCGGAGGGCTGCAGGAGCGTCAGGGCGGCCAGCGGCGGAGGAGAAGGGGCGGACGGCGCGGCGGGGTCCTCCATGCATCACCAGATCAGCAATGAGATGGTGATGCCGACCGTGCCATGGgagattgattaattaattgctTCTTTTTAGATACGAGACAAAATCGAGGCGGCGGACGGCGGAGGATGGGAGGCGATATGGAAGATGTTGTGGTGGAGATTGAAAAAATGGGGGGGAgttggaaaatgaaaatgtGGATTTCGTTGTGCAATTCTGTTTTATGTTGAATTTGGACCATCAAAGATGTTTGATTCTAAATAGTGTATAAGTTATAATATATGCATATGAAATTTGTATTGTTTGCGTGGGATTATGAATCGACAACACGTGGTGTGTATGGTACGAGgatagaaaatgaaatatagtTTGTAAGGAAG
This window encodes:
- the LOC130994380 gene encoding stress enhanced protein 2, chloroplastic; translated protein: MALAGPRPLLCRLGPEKPAPPEPQRLKVPETAEGGGAKIVLQPRVCTLRSYGGDRGGVIRAGGGEDQVSRFFEVLSDYVESSKKSHDFETMSGRLAMVVFAATVGVEIVTGNSVLRKMDLVGIEEAGGVCAAAVASAAVFAWFSSNRNRVGRIFTVGANTFIDSLIDNIIDGLFYDSNFDDWSDEI
- the LOC130994331 gene encoding protein MIZU-KUSSEI 1, which gives rise to MEDPAAPSAPSPPPLAALTLLQPSGKKRNKPGRVLRVFRNVFRSFPIIAPTCRFPALPGGGGLPDIRISGGSRVTGTLFGYRKGRVSFSIQENPRTLPTAVVELAMQTHVLQREMGVGMVRIALECEKRPEKAAEELLDEPLWTMFCNGKKSGYAVKREASEDDLQVMELLRAVSMGAGVLPGRSESEGPDGEMAYMRAHFDRVVGSHDSETLYMVSPDGNTGPELSIFFVRLG